The nucleotide sequence TCTTTGTTTTTTAGTAAACCTGCATTAAACAACCATGATAACGATGCTTTTATTGTTTTACCTTTCTCGACAAAAAAAGTCTTATTTATTGATATCTCATCATTTGTATTTTCATAATCTACTGTTACTAAATTTAAATTTTTAACTGCTTTGAGCATTTTTTCATAATCTGGTATTCCTGCACCATACTTGTTACTGAACCCATTTTTATTTATTTTCTGATTTTTATCTGTCGTCGAGATAGATGAAGCACTTAAAATACTTTTAACAGCAGGAATTCTATAAATATCTGTATCTATATCCGGATTAGTTCTTAATAAAGTTGAAATAATACCTGTTATAGCGGGTGCTGCCAAACTTGTTCCGGTTTGTAATTCATTCTCATACTTAAATTTATATCCACTAGGAGCAACAACAAACGGTTTAGCTATCTGGGGATTACCGGAATCTAATTTATAGTTAGAATAATCTGCTAGTCTATTTTCTTTTATATCAAAATTATAGTTTCTATCAAGTGCGCCAACAACAATTGAGTTATATGATAGTTGATAATCATTTATCCATCCCCTTACTTTTATGTTTTTATCTTTTTCTATCTCTTCATCATTATTTTCATTTCCTGCTGCAAAAACATTTACTACACCATATTTTCTTGAAAGATAATCCAAAACATAACTGTTCTCATCATATAATTTATAAAGTGTATCATCAGATTTACCATAACTATGATTTATTAATTTCAATTTTTTGTCTTTTACCATTTTTTCTAATCACTTTTGTCATTCACCTTGTTTATTAGTATAATCAGAAAATACAATCTTTGATTTAGTGTCAAAACCTTCATCACCTGCTGCTATCGATGAAACCAATATAGGGTGCTTTTTTTCTGTCGAATATTTATCTTGTAAAAATTCTATTCCATTTTCATTAAAATTATTAGTTATACTTTTGCCGAATCCATAATCAAACTCAAAAATACCAAGTCTTGTTTCCCTAGAACTATTGGTTTTTAAATCCCTTTCCCTTTGTTTTGTAAAATTTAATATTTTAAACGCATCATCTTTGTTTAAGATATCATATTTTGTATCATCATAATAATAACCACCACCATAATCATCATTATAGTATCAATCATGGTGATAGTTAACCATTTCAGGAGTATGAATTTGTGTGTTTTTAAATAATATAAATTTATATATTTTTTTGTTTTCTTTTGTTTTATTTACAAACTCCTCTCTTTGTTTTTCTGTATCAAAATACATTCAAACAATCGGTGTTTCATCACTAATGATGTACTGTTTAAACCTTAAACCCACTCTTTTTAGCGATTCGATAAATCCTTCATTTTGCTTCTTGATGTAATTAGAATCAAAAAAATCATCGGTTGAATCAAAATTATGATTTAAAAGTAATTTTAATTCAAAATCATTGTCTATTTTCTTTTCTACATTAGTAGATAATAAACTTTTTTGTAAATTAAAGGTATCCCTAACCTCCAAATTTAGTCCGTTTGTTTTTTCATACCACATTTTTCCATCATTTTTTTGTTGATGACTAAATATAAAAACTGGTGAAATACTAACTGCGAATAGTGATGTACCTAATAATAACTTAACTTTCTTTTTCATTGTTTTCCTTTTTAATATTTATTATGTTGACAAAATTTTAAAAGGATAATCATAAACTTAACATTAATTTTATATATAAAAATAAATTTATTTTATTCTTCCATATTCCATTTTTTACTTTTGTCTATATTATTTTAACATAGATTTTTTTGTGTTATCAAAAGGATAATAAAAACTAAATTTCTATAGAATAATCTTTATTATTGCACTGATGATAATATTTTTCATTTTTGCATAATTTTAATTAAAAAATTTTTTTGAATGTAAAATAGTTTTATGAAAATAAAATTTAACATTGCAAATTCAAAAGAATTAACTGATTTTGAAAAGAAGAAAAGAAATATAATAATTGCTATTTCAGAAAACTATAATGAGACAAACAAAAAACTAGCTATAAAACTCGGAATTTCTATAAGAAGTGTTTTTTTATTATAAAAAAGAAATAAGAAATTCTATCGGAACCGGAGAATCAATAAATATTGCTCTCTCTCTCACAAAAATAAATTTATAGATAAAAAATTAAAAATTAGTGATAAAGAAATTATAGAAATTTTCAAATTATACAAACAAACTACACTGAATTTAGTTGATATTGAATTAACTTCAA is from Mycoplasmopsis mustelae and encodes:
- a CDS encoding S8 family serine peptidase, coding for MKKKVKLLLGTSLFAVSISPVFIFSHQQKNDGKMWYEKTNGLNLEVRDTFNLQKSLLSTNVEKKIDNDFELKLLLNHNFDSTDDFFDSNYIKKQNEGFIESLKRVGLRFKQYIISDETPIVWMYFDTEKQREEFVNKTKENKKIYKFILFKNTQIHTPEMVNYHHDWYYNDDYGGGYYYDDTKYDILNKDDAFKILNFTKQRERDLKTNSSRETRLGIFEFDYGFGKSITNNFNENGIEFLQDKYSTEKKHPILVSSIAAGDEGFDTKSKIVFSDYTNKQGEWQKWLEKMVKDKKLKLINHSYGKSDDTLYKLYDENSYVLDYLSRKYGVVNVFAAGNENNDEEIEKDKNIKVRGWINDYQLSYNSIVVGALDRNYNFDIKENRLADYSNYKLDSGNPQIAKPFVVAPSGYKFKYENELQTGTSLAAPAITGIISTLLRTNPDIDTDIYRIPAVKSILSASSISTTDKNQKINKNGFSNKYGAGIPDYEKMLKAVKNLNLVTVDYENTNDEISINKTFFVEKGKTIKASLSWLFNAGLLKNKEGIPTYNPNVNWWFFLGLIGGTIANVVEIERLKKDTNNWNLSHKNEDWLKLNETRKRQDSWFSNYDLFLEKYNWNSGWKVIASSESTSSNDELIAYRTIDSGNYRLVVRRKSSALFKNSVPDRLAFTYVIQD